In one Lolium rigidum isolate FL_2022 chromosome 3, APGP_CSIRO_Lrig_0.1, whole genome shotgun sequence genomic region, the following are encoded:
- the LOC124695499 gene encoding basic proline-rich protein-like, protein MPPPLPVPLPNPLPPPMPPPLPVPKPPPTPDPMPPPTPPPLPNPPPEPPPPNPPPTPPPPPKPPPMPLPAPKPPPVPPPSPRPPPPPRPSPKPTPAPAPPPKPIPAPEPAPTPNPPPLPPPMPPPTPPPKPPPFPTPVPTPPPAPPPAPKPPPLPPPMPPPEPPPIPPPPPKPPPLPPPTPTPLPPPMPPPTPPPFPPPAPPPPPKPPPLPPPMPPPEPPPMPPPTPPLKPPPFPPPAPPPKPPPFPPPAPPPPPKPPPLPPPMPPPEPPLPPKPPPLPPPIPPPEPPPRPPPAPPPAPPPMPPPRPVSSPKPPPAPTPAPPPNPPPPPAPPPPPPPPPSPPPLPMPPPSPPPAPPPSPPPVPIPPPVPPPNPPPEPIPPPAPPPNPPPPLAPMPPPAPPPPPKPPPPPMPAPPPPPAPAPPPSPPPAPKPAPAPPPRPPPAPNPAPSPPPTPPPLPKPAPPPMPPPAPPPTPPPPPNPPPPPIPPPPPTPPPAPPPAPTPPPLPCFFLSQPFAATMSALQGTGSRQAAALVAHPSASSSRHAIARLPIDRNRAFPAASSPLDQYTSYLPVRTYGRMVVLLALCVLGKPEVAVFKHHEHLRASALD, encoded by the coding sequence ATGCCTCCACCGCTACCAGTTCCTTTGCCAAATCCACTCCCTCCACCGATGCCGCCACCGCTGCCTGTTCCAAAGCCGCCTCCGACACCAGATCCCATGCCTCCGCCCACGCCACCGCCACTTCCaaatccgcctcctgaacctcctccCCCAAATCCtcctccaacaccaccaccacctccaaaaCCACCACCTATGCCACTACCAGCTCCAAAACCACCACCCGTGCCACCACCGTCTCCGAGACCTCCTCCTCCCCCAAGACCATCTCCTAAACCGACACCTGCACCAGCGCCTCCCCCGAAGCCCATTCCTGCACCGGAACCAGCTCCGACACCAAATCCTCCACCACTTCCACCACCCATGCCTCCACCAACGCCACCACCAAAACCACCACCCTTCCCTACACCGGTGCCTACGCCACCACCTGCACCGCCGCCAGCTCCAAAGCCTCCACCACTTCCACCGCCAATGCCTCCACCAGAACCACCACCCATACCACCCCCACCTCCAAAGCCTCCACCGCTTCCACCGCCAACGCCTACACCACTTCCACCGCCCATGCCTCCGCCAACACCACCGCCCTTCCCTCCACCtgcaccgccaccacctccaaaGCCTCCACCACTTCCACCGCCAATGCCTCCACCAGAACCACCGCCCATGCCTCCACCGACACCACCACTGAAACCACCGCCCTTCCctccacctgcaccaccaccgaaacCACCGCCCTTCCCTCCACCtgcaccgccgccacctccaaaGCCTCCACCACTTCCACCACCAATGCCTCCACCAGAACCGCCGCTGCCTCCAAAGCCTCCACCGCTACCGCCACCTATACCACCTCCAGAACCGCCACCCAGGCCTCCTCCGGCTCCACCACCGGCACCACCTCCAATGCCACCACCAAGACCAGTATCATCACCCAAGCCTCCTCCGGCGCCAACACCTGCACCGCCACCaaatcctcctccaccacctgctccgcctcctcctccgcctcctcctccaagtCCCCCACCACTGCCAATGCCTCCACCATCTCCTCCACCGGCTCCTCCTCCAAGCCCACCACCAGTGCCCATTCCTCCACCGGTACCTCCTCCAAATCCACCACCGGAACCCATTCCGCCACCAGCTCCTCCTCCGAATCCACCTCCACCGCTAGCACCCATGCCACCTccggctccacctccacctccgaaaccacctccaccacccatgccagcgccgccaccaccaccagctccTGCTCCACCTCCGAGTCCACCACCAGCACCTAAGCCAGCTCCTGCTCCGCCTCCGAGACCACCACCAGCACCTAACCCAGCTCCTTCGCCGCCTCCTACACCTCCTCCGCTTCCAAAACCTGCACCACCGCCCAtgccaccgccggcgccgccgcctacaCCACCTCCTCCCCcaaatcctcctccgccgcccataCCTCCGCCTCCACCAACACCACCGCCCGCTCCACCCCCTGCACCAACGCCACCACCCTTACCATGCTTCTTCTTGTCGCAGCCCTTTGCTGCAACCATGTCCGCGCTCCAGGGCACGGGCTCGCGCCAGGCGGCGGCGCTCGTCGCCCACCCAAGCGCCAGCAGCAGCAGACACGCCATTGCCCGGCTCCCCATCGATCGGAACCGCGCCTTTCCAGCCGCGAGCTCACCCCTCGATCAGTACACTAGCTACCTTCCTGTTCGCACGTACGGGCGAATGGTGGTACTGCTCGCTCTGTGTGTGCTGGGGAAGCCGGAGGTCGCGGTATTTAAACACCACGAACACCTACGCGCATCGGCTTTGGATTAA
- the LOC124698206 gene encoding coatomer subunit beta-2-like yields the protein MDKPCTLMIHFEKGSAAMANAINSDLEGSDVAAKTEAMKRAVMLLLNGETLPKLFLTVVRYVLPSEDHTVQKLMLLYLEIIHKRDPAGRVLPEMILVCQKLRHNLRHPNEYIRGVTLRFLCRLSEPEILEPLVPSILENLEHRHHFVRRHALSAISAIYRLPHGDQLIPDAPELVERALASEQDASARRNAFLMLCLCAQERALVHLFSNAQRVTQWPDLLQMAAVDLIRKVCSCPNRADKGRYIKIISSLLSSPSTAVAYECAGALVSLSSAPSDARAAANAYNKLLTSQSDSNVRLILLDRLDELRRSHRHVMVDVVMDVLRALAIPNLDVKRKVLDLVLGLLTPRNVKEVVLYLKKEAGKTKSGEYRRMLLQAIHECAVEVPKVAGSVAHLLMDFLGGTNAAAAVDVVLFVREIIATTTDPKLRVFMIRRLSDTFYRIRASRVCSIALSILGEYSLSLAEVERAISTIRQCLGDPPLSTVSEEGETTDPSKPAKPMVNSVTLSSRRPVVPADGTLSTAKAAISTPSVAPVSLASTLNLRSLILSGDFCLAAVVACILTKLVLRLQELQPSKAEANKACTGALLVMTSILQLRSSS from the coding sequence ATGGACAAGCCGTGCACGCTGATGATCCACTTCGAAAAGGGCTCCGCCGCCATGGCGAACGCGATCAATTCGGATCTGGAGGGCAGCGACGTTGCCGCCAAGACGGAGGCCATGAAGCGCGCGGTCATGCTCCTCCTCAATGGCGAGACCCTGCCGAAGCTCTTCCTCACCGTCGTCCGCTACGTCCTCCCCTCGGAGGACCACACCGTCCAGAAGCTGATGCTCCTCTACCTCGAGATCATTCACAAGCGCGACCCCGCCGGCcgcgtcctcccggagatgatccTCGTCTGCCAGAAGCTCCGCCACAACCTGCGGCACCCCAACGAGTACATCCGCGGCGTCACGTTGCGGTTCCTCTGCCGCCTCTCTGAGCCGGAGATCCTGGAGCCGCTCGTGCCGTCCATCCTCGAGAACCTCGAGCACCGCCACCACTTCGTCCGCCGCCACGCGCTGTCGGCGATCTCCGCGATCTACCGCCTCCCTCATGGTGATCAGCTCATCCCCGACGCTCCGGAGCTCGTCGAGCGCGCACTCGCTTCCGAGCAGGACGCTTCCGCGCGGCGGAATGCGTTCCTCATGCTCTGCCTATGTGCGCAAGAACGTGCTCTCGTGCACCTATTCTCCAACGCTCAACGTGTTACCCAGTGGCCCGATCTCCTGCAGATGGCGGCGGTAGACCTCATCCGCAAGGTCTGCAGTTGTCCAAACCGTGCTGACAAGGGCAGGTATATCAAGATCATCAGCTCACTCCTCTCTTCCCCCAGCACAGCTGTTGCGTACGAGTGTGCCGGTGCGCTTGTCTCGCTCTCCTCGGCCCCCAGTGATGCGCGCGCTGCCGCAAACGCATACAACAAGCTGCTCACGTCGCAGAGTGACAGCAATGTCAGACTCATTCTTCTGGACCGTCTGGATGAGCTGCGCAGGTCACACCGACATGTGATGGTGGATGTAGTGATGGATGTGCTGCGTGCACTTGCCATCCCCAACTTAGACGTCAAGAGAAAGGTGCTGGATTTGGTGCTTGGTCTGCTCACTCCTCGTAATGTCAAGGAGGTAGTGCTTTACCTCAAGAAGGAGGCTGGCAAGACGAAATCAGGGGAGTACCGCCGGATGCTGTTGCAAGCTATCCATGAATGTGCCGTGGAGGTCCCAAAGGTGGCTGGATCGGTGGCGCACCTCCTCATGGACTTCCTTGGTGGCACTAATGCTGCTGCGGCCGTTGATGTTGTGTTGTTTGTGCGCGAGATCATCGCGACGACCACTGATCCCAAGCTGCGCGTGTTCATGATCCGGAGGCTGAGTGATACCTTCTATCGGATCCGGGCGTCCCGTGTATGTTCAATCGCTCTCTCGATCCTTGGGGAGTACTCCCTCTCGTTAGCAGAGGTCGAGAGGGCCATTTCCACCATCAGGCAGTGCCTTGGGGATCCACCACTCTCCACTGTCTCGGAGGAAGGAGAGACAACTGATCCCTCCAAGCCAGCCAAGCCGATGGTGAACTCTGTCACCCTGTCTTCCAGGAGGCCTGTTGTTCCTGCAGATGGCACACTGAGTACTGCTAAGGCGGCCATTTCGACTCCATCAGTTGCTCCTGTATCATTGGCATCGACCCTGAATCTCAGATCACTCATTCTATCAGGCGATTTCTGCTTGGCTGCAGTTGTTGCCTGTATTCTTACCAAACTGGTACTGAGGCTGCAGGAGCTGCAACCGTCAAAGGCTGAAGCAAACAAGGCTTGTACTGGGGCCTTGCTGGTCATGACGTCCATTCTGCAGCTGCGGTCATCCTCCTAA